The following proteins come from a genomic window of Enterobacter chengduensis:
- a CDS encoding tyrosine-type recombinase/integrase, translating into MKLNARQIETAKPKEKAYKMADGGGLYLEVSPKGSKYWRMKYRRPSDKKEDRLAFGVYPTITLAEARGKRDAAKKLLSQGIDPKAEQKGAQAEIEGAYLFETIARQWHASNLTWSEDHSRRVLLTLEQYIFPSIGQIDARTLRTSQLLNPIKAVDAAGKHDVAQRLMQRVTAIMRFGVQNDLLESNPASDMAGALLSVKATHHPALPPKRIPEFLERLSRYKGRLMTRLAVELTLLTFIRSSEMRFARWSEVNFERSEWTIPGIRKPIPGVKHSERGMKMKTEHIVPLSKQAFDIFKRLHALSGKGEVIFPSDHDPKKVMSENTVNSALRVMGYDTKTEVCGHGFRTMARGALSESKLWNDDAIERQLSHVERKNVKGSYMHTSEYLEERRLMLQWWADYIDANKNGSITPYDFARVHGK; encoded by the coding sequence ATGAAACTCAATGCTCGCCAGATAGAGACCGCAAAGCCGAAAGAGAAAGCCTATAAAATGGCTGATGGAGGCGGCTTATATCTTGAAGTCTCCCCAAAAGGTTCCAAGTATTGGCGCATGAAATATCGCCGCCCATCTGACAAAAAGGAAGATCGGCTCGCTTTTGGTGTATACCCGACGATCACTTTGGCTGAGGCTCGGGGTAAGCGCGATGCAGCAAAGAAATTGTTGTCTCAGGGCATTGACCCCAAAGCTGAGCAAAAGGGGGCACAAGCTGAAATTGAGGGGGCATATTTATTTGAAACTATCGCAAGGCAATGGCACGCAAGTAACCTAACTTGGAGCGAAGATCATAGCCGTCGCGTTCTGCTGACGCTTGAGCAGTATATTTTCCCCTCGATAGGTCAAATTGACGCCAGAACGTTGAGAACCAGCCAGCTTCTCAATCCGATCAAAGCTGTTGATGCGGCAGGTAAACATGATGTTGCGCAGCGACTGATGCAGCGCGTAACCGCAATTATGCGTTTCGGTGTGCAGAATGACCTTCTTGAATCAAATCCTGCCAGTGATATGGCTGGAGCGCTTTTAAGCGTTAAGGCAACCCATCACCCAGCACTACCCCCAAAAAGAATCCCTGAGTTTCTTGAAAGACTATCACGCTATAAAGGGCGACTAATGACACGGCTTGCCGTTGAATTAACGCTACTCACATTTATTCGTTCAAGTGAGATGCGTTTTGCTCGCTGGAGTGAGGTTAACTTTGAACGAAGCGAGTGGACGATACCCGGAATTCGTAAGCCTATTCCCGGCGTAAAACACTCTGAGCGTGGGATGAAGATGAAAACTGAACATATTGTTCCGCTTAGCAAACAAGCATTTGATATTTTTAAACGTTTACATGCCTTGAGCGGTAAAGGCGAGGTTATATTTCCCAGCGATCATGATCCTAAAAAAGTAATGAGTGAAAATACTGTAAATAGCGCCTTACGTGTAATGGGATATGATACGAAGACAGAAGTATGTGGGCATGGTTTTAGAACTATGGCGCGTGGTGCGCTAAGTGAGTCGAAACTATGGAATGATGATGCCATTGAAAGACAACTAAGTCACGTTGAACGAAAAAACGTGAAAGGTTCATATATGCATACTTCTGAATATCTTGAAGAAAGAAGATTAATGCTGCAATGGTGGGCTGATTACATTGATGCTAACAAGAATGGATCTATCACACCATATGATTTTGCGCGTGTGCATGGAAAATAA
- a CDS encoding YlcI/YnfO family protein has product MATGTKNAKSQALKARVPHDVVEAMEMVKEEDESTSQFIITSMQSEIKRRQRRKVKPEQGG; this is encoded by the coding sequence ATGGCTACCGGTACAAAGAATGCTAAATCACAAGCCTTAAAGGCACGAGTGCCACATGATGTAGTTGAAGCGATGGAAATGGTGAAAGAAGAGGACGAAAGTACGTCACAATTCATCATTACATCCATGCAAAGTGAGATCAAACGCCGCCAGCGCAGGAAAGTTAAGCCAGAGCAAGGAGGCTGA
- a CDS encoding helix-turn-helix transcriptional regulator, producing MEYANNLSDNQTLISAKEVLRRVQRSKAWLYKQLSNNTFPRPVKIGTRAISFVESEVDHWIQEQIYASRGERHENN from the coding sequence ATGGAATATGCAAACAATCTTTCAGATAATCAGACTCTTATTTCAGCAAAAGAAGTGTTAAGACGCGTTCAGCGTAGCAAGGCATGGCTTTACAAACAGCTTTCAAATAATACATTTCCCCGTCCAGTAAAAATAGGAACTCGTGCAATTTCATTTGTTGAAAGCGAAGTCGATCACTGGATTCAAGAGCAAATATATGCCTCTCGTGGTGAACGGCATGAAAATAACTAA
- the argL gene encoding putative translational regulatory protein ArgL, whose protein sequence is MNNYTYKVNFNSTSGVRHVRIKCPICTKNTF, encoded by the coding sequence ATGAATAATTACACATATAAAGTGAATTTTAATTCAACAAGTGGCGTTCGCCATGTGAGGATAAAATGTCCGATTTGTACAAAAAACACTTTCTGA
- a CDS encoding DUF5375 family protein produces the protein MNQPQVSIFPAEMTTALYRRAIASAWRQKTLNETGSDQYGPHSLTVERIEMAIALHIECALINEYGEAQGAAAALALLTDMLEPSLLTAPPVLTARGSEVMAELYRTLPAAFDDFCSTGVALYQGEV, from the coding sequence ATGAACCAGCCGCAGGTTTCCATTTTCCCGGCAGAAATGACTACCGCGCTGTACCGGCGGGCTATTGCATCGGCATGGCGGCAGAAAACTCTGAACGAAACCGGCAGCGATCAGTATGGTCCGCACAGCCTGACGGTTGAGCGTATTGAAATGGCCATTGCGCTGCATATCGAATGCGCACTGATTAACGAGTACGGCGAAGCACAGGGAGCCGCTGCTGCGCTGGCACTGCTGACCGACATGCTGGAGCCGTCACTGCTGACCGCGCCGCCGGTACTGACCGCGCGCGGCTCTGAAGTGATGGCGGAGCTGTACCGCACGCTTCCGGCGGCCTTTGATGACTTCTGCAGCACAGGTGTGGCGCTGTATCAGGGGGAAGTATGA
- a CDS encoding YhcH/YjgK/YiaL family protein translates to MIIGNIHHLQPWLPDALRQAIEHIKSHVTDATPTGKHDIDGNSLFYLVSEDMTQPFAERRAEYHARYLDIQIVMKGQEGMTFSTLPHGTPDTDWLADKDIAFLPEGEQEKTVVLSEGDFVVFWPGEVHNPLCAVGTPARVRKVVVKMLVAS, encoded by the coding sequence ATGATCATTGGCAACATCCACCATCTCCAGCCCTGGCTGCCCGACGCGCTGCGCCAGGCGATTGAGCACATCAAAAGCCACGTCACCGACGCAACGCCGACCGGTAAGCATGATATCGACGGCAACAGTCTGTTTTATCTGGTCTCTGAAGACATGACTCAGCCGTTTGCCGAGCGCCGCGCCGAGTACCACGCGCGCTATCTGGATATCCAGATCGTGATGAAGGGCCAGGAGGGGATGACCTTCAGCACCCTGCCGCACGGCACGCCGGACACCGACTGGCTGGCGGACAAAGACATCGCGTTCCTGCCGGAAGGCGAGCAGGAGAAAACCGTGGTGCTGAGCGAAGGGGATTTCGTGGTGTTCTGGCCGGGCGAAGTGCACAATCCGCTGTGCGCGGTGGGGACGCCTGCTAGGGTACGTAAGGTCGTGGTGAAGATGCTGGTGGCAAGTTAA
- a CDS encoding host cell division inhibitor Icd-like protein has product MAKQKCTWLFAAINRSQRNARPVMLRITADNERSARRRLAPDYVLSFAGRIPCGGEHA; this is encoded by the coding sequence ATGGCTAAACAGAAGTGTACCTGGTTATTTGCTGCGATCAACCGCAGTCAACGCAATGCCCGTCCTGTGATGTTAAGGATCACCGCAGATAACGAGCGCTCAGCGCGGCGCAGACTGGCCCCGGACTACGTGCTGAGCTTTGCCGGTCGCATTCCCTGCGGAGGTGAACATGCGTAA
- the argF gene encoding ornithine carbamoyltransferase, translating into MTINLKNRNFLKLLDYTPAEIQYLIDLAIELKAAKKAGREKQTLIGKNIALIFEKTSTRTRCAFEVGAFDQGAQVTYLGPSGSQIGHKESMKDTARVLGRMYDGIEYRGYGQAIVEELGEYAGVPVWNGLTDEFHPTQILADLMTMLEHAPGKTLPELSFAYLGDARNNMGNSLMVGAAKMGMDIRLVAPKSFWPEAGLVEQCRAIAKETGARITLTDDVEEGVRGTDFLYTDVWVSMGEPKEAWAERVSLMKPYQINADVMKATGNPNVKFMHCLPAFHNEHTKVGREIEMAYGLKGLEVTEEVFESPNSIVFDEAENRMHTIKAVMVATLGD; encoded by the coding sequence ATGACCATCAACCTGAAAAACCGCAACTTCCTGAAACTGCTGGACTACACCCCGGCGGAGATCCAGTACCTGATCGACCTCGCCATCGAGCTGAAGGCGGCCAAAAAAGCCGGGCGCGAAAAGCAAACCCTGATCGGGAAAAACATCGCCCTGATCTTTGAAAAAACCTCCACCCGCACCCGCTGCGCCTTCGAAGTGGGCGCATTCGACCAGGGCGCGCAGGTGACCTACCTCGGCCCAAGCGGCTCGCAGATCGGCCATAAAGAGTCGATGAAGGACACCGCCCGCGTGCTGGGCCGCATGTACGACGGCATCGAATACCGCGGCTACGGCCAGGCGATTGTTGAAGAGCTGGGCGAGTACGCGGGCGTGCCGGTGTGGAACGGCCTGACCGACGAGTTTCACCCGACGCAGATCCTGGCTGACCTGATGACCATGCTGGAGCACGCGCCGGGCAAAACCCTGCCGGAGCTGAGCTTTGCCTATCTGGGCGACGCACGCAACAACATGGGCAACTCCCTGATGGTCGGCGCGGCCAAGATGGGGATGGATATTCGCCTCGTGGCACCGAAATCCTTCTGGCCGGAAGCCGGGCTGGTTGAGCAGTGCCGCGCCATCGCCAAAGAGACGGGGGCGCGCATCACCCTCACCGACGACGTGGAAGAAGGCGTGCGCGGGACCGATTTCCTCTACACCGACGTGTGGGTCTCTATGGGCGAGCCGAAGGAGGCGTGGGCCGAGCGCGTCAGCCTGATGAAGCCGTATCAGATCAATGCGGACGTGATGAAGGCCACCGGCAACCCGAACGTCAAGTTCATGCACTGCCTGCCCGCGTTCCACAACGAGCACACCAAAGTGGGCCGCGAGATCGAGATGGCTTACGGGCTGAAGGGGCTGGAGGTGACGGAAGAGGTCTTCGAATCGCCAAACTCCATCGTCTTTGACGAGGCCGAGAACCGCATGCACACCATCAAAGCGGTCATGGTGGCGACACTCGGCGACTAA
- the miaE gene encoding tRNA isopentenyl-2-thiomethyl-A-37 hydroxylase MiaE yields the protein MDYPQILAPVLNFLQCPTPQAWIDKARDPANLPLLLTDHMVCELKAAQTALLLVRKYVADESGADVLLNWLKPYEQFTFRDGPDPDFIALHRQIGKSVMPKTDDPWGQALIDSMVLLIKEELHHFWQVREAMLARDIPYVKITASRYAKGMLKEVRTHEPLTLIDKLICGAYIEARSCERFAALAPFLDDDLQKFYLSLLRSEARHYQDYLTLAQQVSDDDISPRIQLFGEIEATLISTPDHEFRFHSGVPV from the coding sequence ATGGATTACCCGCAGATACTCGCCCCCGTACTCAACTTCCTCCAGTGCCCGACCCCGCAAGCATGGATTGATAAAGCCCGCGACCCGGCGAATCTGCCGCTGCTGCTCACCGACCACATGGTGTGCGAGCTCAAGGCCGCCCAGACCGCGCTATTACTGGTGCGTAAATACGTTGCCGACGAAAGCGGTGCCGACGTGCTGCTCAACTGGCTCAAGCCCTACGAACAGTTCACCTTCCGCGACGGCCCGGATCCGGACTTCATCGCCCTGCACAGGCAGATTGGCAAAAGCGTGATGCCCAAAACCGACGACCCGTGGGGCCAGGCGCTCATCGACAGCATGGTGCTGCTTATCAAAGAAGAGCTTCACCACTTCTGGCAGGTGCGCGAGGCGATGCTGGCCCGCGACATTCCGTACGTCAAAATTACCGCCAGCCGCTACGCCAAAGGGATGCTTAAAGAAGTGCGCACCCACGAACCGCTGACGCTGATCGACAAGCTCATCTGCGGCGCCTACATCGAAGCCCGCTCCTGCGAACGCTTCGCCGCGCTGGCTCCGTTCCTCGACGACGACCTGCAGAAGTTCTATCTCTCGCTGCTGCGCTCGGAAGCGCGCCATTATCAGGACTACCTGACGCTGGCTCAGCAGGTGAGCGACGACGATATCTCACCGCGCATACAGCTTTTTGGCGAAATTGAAGCCACACTTATCTCGACACCGGACCACGAGTTTCGCTTCCACAGCGGCGTGCCGGTGTAA
- the rraB gene encoding ribonuclease E inhibitor RraB: MANPEHLEEQREETRLIIEELLEDGSDPDALYTIEHHFSADDFDALEKMAVEAFKLGYEVTEPEELEVEEGDTVICCDILSEGALKAELIDAQVEQLMNLAEKFDVEYDGWGTYFEDPNGEDGEEGDDEDYVDEDDDGVRH, translated from the coding sequence ATGGCAAACCCGGAACACCTGGAAGAGCAACGCGAAGAGACGCGTCTGATTATTGAAGAGCTGCTGGAAGACGGTAGCGATCCGGACGCGCTGTACACCATCGAGCACCATTTCTCTGCGGATGATTTCGACGCGCTGGAAAAAATGGCCGTGGAAGCCTTCAAGCTGGGTTACGAAGTGACCGAGCCGGAAGAGCTGGAAGTGGAAGAGGGCGACACCGTCATCTGCTGCGACATCCTGAGCGAAGGCGCGCTGAAGGCGGAGCTGATCGATGCGCAGGTAGAACAGCTGATGAACCTGGCCGAGAAGTTTGACGTGGAATACGACGGCTGGGGAACCTACTTCGAAGATCCGAACGGTGAAGACGGCGAAGAAGGCGACGACGAAGATTACGTCGACGAAGACGACGACGGCGTGCGTCACTAA
- the arcA gene encoding arginine deiminase, whose translation MEKHYVGSEIGQLRSVMLHRPNLSLKRLTPSNCQELLFDDVLSVERAGEEHDIFANTLREQGVEVLLLTDLLTQALDIAEAKAWLLDTQISDYRLGPTFAGDVRGWLADMPHRELARRLSGGLTYGEIPAAIKNMVVDTHTANDFIMKPLPNHLFTRDTSCWIYNGVSINPMAKPARQRETNNLRAIYRWHPAFADGDFIKYFGDENINYDHATLEGGDVLVIGRGAVLIGMSERTTPQGVEFLANSLFKHRQAERVIAVELPKHRSCMHLDTVMTHIDVDTFSVYPEVVRKDAQCWTLTPDGRGGLQRTQEADLLHAIEKALGISQVRLITTGGDAFEAEREQWNDANNVLTIRPGVVIGYERNVWTNEKYDKAGITVLPIPGDELGRGRGGARCMSCPLERDGI comes from the coding sequence ATGGAAAAGCATTACGTCGGTTCTGAAATTGGTCAATTGCGTAGCGTTATGCTGCACCGCCCAAATTTAAGCCTGAAACGCTTAACGCCATCGAATTGTCAGGAGCTGCTTTTTGATGACGTGCTCTCGGTTGAACGGGCGGGTGAGGAGCATGACATCTTCGCAAACACGCTGCGCGAGCAGGGTGTGGAAGTCCTGCTGTTGACCGACCTTCTGACACAAGCCCTTGATATTGCAGAAGCGAAAGCCTGGCTGCTGGATACTCAAATCTCCGACTACCGCCTCGGCCCAACCTTTGCCGGCGACGTGCGCGGCTGGCTGGCGGATATGCCGCACCGAGAGCTGGCGCGCAGATTAAGCGGCGGATTAACCTACGGCGAAATTCCGGCGGCCATTAAAAATATGGTGGTGGATACCCACACGGCGAATGATTTTATTATGAAGCCGCTGCCAAACCATTTATTTACTCGCGACACCTCCTGCTGGATTTATAACGGCGTTTCCATTAACCCAATGGCCAAACCGGCCCGTCAGCGCGAAACGAATAACCTTCGGGCAATATATCGCTGGCACCCGGCGTTTGCCGACGGCGATTTTATTAAGTATTTCGGCGACGAGAATATTAATTACGACCACGCCACTCTGGAAGGCGGCGACGTATTAGTCATTGGCCGCGGGGCGGTATTGATCGGCATGTCCGAACGCACGACGCCGCAGGGCGTGGAGTTCCTCGCCAACAGCCTGTTCAAACACCGCCAGGCCGAGCGCGTGATCGCCGTTGAGTTGCCAAAACACCGCTCCTGCATGCACCTCGACACGGTGATGACCCACATCGACGTGGATACCTTCTCCGTCTACCCGGAAGTGGTGCGCAAGGACGCCCAGTGCTGGACGCTCACCCCGGACGGGCGCGGCGGCCTGCAGCGCACCCAGGAAGCCGACCTGCTGCACGCCATCGAGAAGGCGCTTGGCATTAGCCAGGTGCGCCTGATCACCACCGGCGGCGACGCCTTTGAGGCCGAACGCGAGCAGTGGAACGACGCCAACAACGTGCTGACCATCCGCCCGGGCGTGGTGATCGGCTACGAGCGCAACGTCTGGACCAACGAGAAGTACGACAAAGCGGGCATCACCGTGCTGCCCATCCCGGGCGACGAGCTGGGACGCGGCCGCGGCGGCGCGCGCTGCATGAGCTGCCCGCTGGAACGCGACGGAATTTAA
- a CDS encoding topoisomerase II, whose amino-acid sequence MNKTWTRSVIVVVAAAAVAFWVFFDRQPAPEQQMDAALNAMPAWQVIKEQEPALHQRILDQMAALQKAGEPEQQIIDTIQPQILHLQMSRLQNAPDANVVNYMTINMEQTAAIQKVSDDACFRFLYPAVKGGVNPMRMLDKDLMARRMQADADMMRAAYGKNRHTVTQAEREAAVEDVRPIMKALADKYGEDIQLLQMPEKAAGKEKLSCDMVQEMWAKVLALPEQKAAGVIRLAVSELD is encoded by the coding sequence ATGAATAAAACGTGGACCCGTAGTGTGATTGTCGTCGTCGCGGCTGCCGCCGTGGCGTTCTGGGTGTTCTTCGACAGGCAGCCTGCGCCGGAACAGCAGATGGATGCTGCCCTTAACGCGATGCCCGCCTGGCAGGTGATTAAGGAGCAGGAGCCCGCGCTGCACCAGCGCATCCTCGACCAGATGGCCGCCCTGCAAAAAGCGGGCGAGCCGGAGCAGCAGATTATCGACACCATCCAGCCGCAGATCCTGCATCTGCAGATGTCGCGCCTGCAGAACGCCCCGGACGCCAACGTGGTGAACTACATGACCATCAACATGGAGCAGACCGCCGCCATCCAGAAGGTGAGCGACGACGCCTGCTTCCGCTTCCTCTACCCGGCGGTGAAGGGCGGCGTGAACCCGATGCGCATGCTGGATAAAGACCTGATGGCGCGGCGCATGCAGGCCGACGCCGACATGATGCGCGCGGCCTACGGCAAAAACCGCCACACCGTGACGCAGGCCGAGCGCGAGGCGGCCGTCGAGGACGTGCGGCCGATTATGAAGGCGCTTGCCGATAAGTACGGCGAGGACATCCAGTTGCTGCAGATGCCGGAGAAGGCGGCGGGCAAAGAGAAGCTCTCCTGCGATATGGTGCAGGAGATGTGGGCCAAGGTGCTGGCGCTGCCGGAGCAGAAGGCGGCAGGGGTGATTCGGCTGGCGGTGTCTGAGCTGGACTGA
- the arcC gene encoding carbamate kinase, whose amino-acid sequence MERKPTLVVALGGNALLKRGEPLEADIQRQNIEQAARTIAGLTAQWRVVLVHGNGPQVGLLALQNSAYDKVTPYPLDVLGAESQGMIGYMLQQALKNSLPQREVSVLLTQVEVDAADPAFSNPTKYIGPVYSEAQAKTLAAEKGWVFKADGSYVRRVVPSPQPKRIVESDAITALIQRDHLVICNGGGGVPVVENANGYRGIEAVIDKDLSAALLARQIEADALLILTDADAVYLDWGKPTQRPLAQVTPELLRGMQFDAGSMGPKVAACREFVEACNGIAGIGALADGAEILAGEKGTLIRN is encoded by the coding sequence ATGGAACGAAAACCCACTCTGGTTGTGGCCCTGGGCGGCAACGCGCTGCTCAAGCGCGGCGAGCCGCTGGAAGCGGATATCCAGCGCCAGAACATCGAGCAGGCCGCCCGCACCATCGCCGGGCTGACGGCGCAGTGGCGCGTGGTTCTGGTGCACGGCAACGGGCCGCAGGTCGGGCTGCTGGCGCTGCAGAACAGCGCCTACGACAAAGTGACGCCCTACCCGCTGGACGTTCTCGGTGCCGAAAGCCAGGGAATGATCGGCTACATGCTCCAGCAGGCGCTGAAAAACAGCCTGCCGCAGCGTGAGGTGAGCGTCCTGCTCACGCAGGTGGAAGTGGACGCCGCCGACCCGGCGTTCAGCAACCCCACCAAATACATCGGCCCGGTGTACAGCGAAGCCCAGGCAAAAACGCTGGCCGCGGAAAAAGGCTGGGTGTTTAAGGCCGACGGCAGCTACGTCCGCCGCGTGGTGCCGTCACCGCAGCCGAAACGCATCGTCGAGAGCGACGCCATCACGGCGCTGATCCAGCGCGACCACCTGGTGATCTGCAACGGCGGCGGCGGCGTGCCGGTGGTGGAAAACGCCAACGGCTATCGCGGCATTGAGGCGGTGATCGACAAAGACCTCTCCGCCGCCCTGCTGGCGAGGCAGATCGAGGCCGATGCCCTGCTGATCCTCACCGATGCCGACGCGGTTTACCTCGACTGGGGCAAGCCAACCCAGCGCCCGCTGGCGCAGGTGACGCCGGAGCTGCTCAGAGGCATGCAGTTCGACGCCGGATCGATGGGGCCGAAAGTGGCCGCCTGCCGCGAGTTTGTTGAAGCCTGCAACGGCATTGCCGGGATCGGCGCGCTGGCCGACGGCGCGGAGATCCTGGCGGGCGAGAAAGGCACGTTGATTCGTAACTAA
- the argF gene encoding ornithine carbamoyltransferase, whose protein sequence is MSDLYKKHFLKLLDFTPAQFTSLLTLAAQLKADKKKGKEVQKLTGKNIALIFEKDSTRTRCSFEVAAFDQGARVTYLGPSGSQIGHKESIKDTARVLGRMYDGIQYRGHGQEVVETLAQYAGVPVWNGLTNEFHPTQLLADLLTMQEHLPGKAFSEMTLVYAGDARNNMGNSMLEAAALTGLDLRLVAPKACWPEESLVAECSALAQKHGGKITLTEDVAAGVKGADFIYTDVWVSMGEAKEKWAERIALLRGYQVNAQMMALTGNPNVKFLHCLPAFHDDQTTLGKQMAKEFDLHGGMEVTDEVFESAASIVFDQAENRMHTIKAVMVATLGE, encoded by the coding sequence ATGTCCGATTTGTACAAAAAACACTTTCTGAAACTGCTCGACTTTACCCCTGCACAGTTCACTTCTCTGCTGACCCTTGCCGCACAGCTCAAAGCCGATAAAAAAAAGGGCAAGGAAGTACAAAAGCTTACCGGTAAAAACATCGCGCTCATCTTCGAAAAAGACTCGACCCGTACACGTTGCTCTTTCGAAGTTGCCGCATTTGACCAGGGCGCACGCGTCACGTACTTAGGGCCGAGCGGCAGCCAGATTGGGCATAAAGAGTCAATTAAGGATACCGCGCGGGTGCTCGGGCGGATGTACGACGGCATTCAGTATCGCGGCCACGGCCAGGAAGTCGTCGAAACGCTGGCGCAGTACGCTGGCGTGCCGGTGTGGAACGGGCTGACCAACGAGTTCCACCCGACGCAGCTGCTGGCGGACCTGCTGACCATGCAGGAGCACCTGCCGGGCAAAGCGTTTAGCGAGATGACGCTGGTCTACGCGGGCGACGCGCGCAACAACATGGGCAACTCGATGCTGGAAGCGGCGGCGCTGACCGGGCTGGATCTGCGCCTGGTGGCCCCGAAAGCCTGCTGGCCGGAAGAGAGCCTGGTGGCGGAGTGCAGCGCGCTGGCCCAGAAGCACGGCGGCAAAATCACCCTGACGGAAGACGTGGCGGCGGGCGTGAAGGGCGCGGACTTTATCTATACCGACGTCTGGGTGTCGATGGGCGAAGCCAAAGAGAAGTGGGCGGAGCGGATTGCGCTGCTGCGCGGGTATCAGGTGAACGCGCAGATGATGGCGCTGACCGGCAACCCGAACGTCAAGTTCCTGCACTGTCTGCCGGCGTTCCATGACGACCAGACCACGCTCGGCAAGCAGATGGCGAAGGAGTTCGACCTGCACGGCGGGATGGAGGTGACGGACGAGGTGTTTGAGTCAGCGGCGAGCATCGTGTTCGACCAGGCGGAAAACCGGATGCATACGATCAAGGCGGTGATGGTGGCGACGCTTGGGGAGTGA